A single Bacillota bacterium DNA region contains:
- the yqeC gene encoding putative selenium-dependent hydroxylase accessory protein YqeC, which produces MGVLAEALGVNKHKQVALVGGGGKTTALFHLAKEQAAVGKKVVLATTTRMYVPSPEVPLMLNTDLQTVVKTVQAASRPVLVGQGVENDKVVGVPCSWVEALAGLPGIDLLVYEADGSRNRPLKFPAEYEPVFCGSGLLVLVLGLSCLDKPLGPENFQRTELAERHLALTLGTMLTAERVQEIIAHPRSYGRYWDYPHVTCLINQADTADDRRRASELAGVLLRLTWLRRVVVTALEAENVECDIYER; this is translated from the coding sequence ATCGGCGTGTTAGCGGAAGCCCTGGGTGTAAATAAGCATAAGCAAGTGGCGTTGGTGGGCGGTGGTGGCAAGACTACGGCACTGTTCCACCTGGCCAAGGAACAGGCTGCTGTCGGAAAGAAAGTGGTGCTCGCCACCACTACCCGCATGTATGTGCCCTCGCCTGAAGTGCCGCTGATGCTGAATACTGACCTGCAGACTGTGGTGAAAACGGTGCAGGCCGCTTCCCGCCCTGTCCTGGTGGGGCAGGGTGTAGAGAATGACAAAGTCGTCGGTGTGCCCTGTTCCTGGGTTGAAGCGCTGGCCGGGCTGCCCGGCATCGATTTACTTGTTTATGAAGCTGACGGGTCCCGGAATCGGCCCCTAAAATTCCCAGCCGAATATGAGCCGGTGTTCTGCGGGTCAGGCCTGCTGGTGCTAGTGCTCGGTCTCAGCTGCCTGGATAAGCCCCTGGGGCCGGAAAATTTTCAGCGGACCGAACTGGCGGAGCGTCATCTCGCTTTGACTCTGGGAACGATGCTCACTGCGGAACGGGTACAGGAAATCATCGCCCACCCCCGTTCCTACGGGCGCTACTGGGATTACCCGCATGTTACCTGCCTAATCAACCAGGCGGACACCGCCGATGACCGGAGGAGGGCCTCCGAACTGGCCGGAGTTTTGCTCCGCCTTACCTGGTTGCGGCGCGTTGTTGTTACTGCCCTGGAGGCAGAAAATGTAGAATGTGATATATATGAGCGTTGA
- a CDS encoding GNAT family N-acetyltransferase, which produces MKKPWICTKSTPPENIYINSNCWYYNGTCSVHTAPQRRPGMLNLKYKDVILRDMLPNDLINHRRWWTEETEWMNWDAPWEANAPGFAKQYLSRLEKRLHSPPPNIRPTLQICTSGGVHIGSVNAYYYNRVFGLKAVGIAIRESKFWGRGLGGQAFGLWLAYNFVVGGAPTLYCETWSGNKRMINLARKFGFEEARRKKNARSWQGKTYDALAFSLERTRFCREHPNLLTDFRANLPES; this is translated from the coding sequence ATGAAAAAACCGTGGATTTGCACAAAAAGCACGCCACCTGAAAACATATACATTAACTCCAATTGCTGGTATTATAATGGTACTTGCTCTGTGCATACTGCACCGCAAAGGAGGCCGGGTATGCTTAACCTCAAATACAAGGACGTCATCCTGCGGGACATGTTGCCGAACGACCTTATCAATCATCGCCGGTGGTGGACTGAAGAAACTGAATGGATGAACTGGGACGCCCCTTGGGAGGCCAACGCGCCCGGCTTTGCCAAGCAGTATCTGTCCAGACTGGAAAAGAGATTACACTCTCCCCCGCCAAATATCCGCCCGACATTACAGATATGTACAAGCGGCGGCGTTCATATAGGGTCTGTGAACGCCTATTACTATAACCGGGTTTTTGGCCTTAAGGCGGTTGGAATCGCAATCAGAGAAAGCAAGTTCTGGGGCAGAGGCCTGGGTGGACAAGCTTTCGGCTTGTGGTTGGCATATAACTTTGTTGTCGGCGGCGCTCCAACATTATACTGTGAAACGTGGTCAGGCAATAAGCGTATGATTAATCTCGCTAGGAAATTTGGTTTTGAAGAAGCCCGACGCAAAAAAAATGCTCGCTCTTGGCAGGGAAAAACCTACGACGCCCTTGCTTTTAGCTTGGAGCGAACTCGCTTTTGTCGGGAACATCCAAATCTGCTTACTGATTTCCGGGCCAATTTACCCGAGAGTTAA
- a CDS encoding NUDIX hydrolase, translated as MKLRQMVGILLLSGDEILMIKRSEKQKIAPGLWSNIGGHMEPEELNDPQAACLRELQEETGYQADEITGLHLRYISMGEFNGELYIYYDYVAHTNVKHPLPACSEGQLAWVPVKNLHALKMPETLHQLLNHFQEHPEENHTHIGTISENLTLWTPDRGTGPSSD; from the coding sequence TTGAAATTGAGACAAATGGTCGGCATCCTGCTGCTCTCCGGCGACGAAATCCTGATGATCAAGCGCAGTGAAAAGCAAAAAATTGCCCCTGGCCTGTGGAGCAACATCGGCGGCCATATGGAACCGGAGGAACTAAATGACCCCCAAGCAGCCTGCCTGCGGGAACTACAGGAAGAGACCGGTTACCAGGCAGACGAAATTACCGGGCTTCATCTCCGCTATATCTCCATGGGCGAATTTAACGGCGAGCTCTACATTTACTATGACTACGTGGCCCACACCAATGTCAAACACCCCCTCCCCGCCTGCAGCGAAGGACAACTTGCCTGGGTGCCAGTCAAGAATTTGCACGCCCTGAAGATGCCCGAAACACTGCATCAGTTGCTCAATCACTTTCAAGAACATCCTGAGGAAAACCACACCCACATCGGCACTATTTCCGAAAATCTCACACTATGGACCCCGGACAGGGGGACAGGTCCCTCGTCCGACTAA
- a CDS encoding peptide deformylase → MAVRPIIELGNPLLRQPSRPVKREELPEINDLVLDMYDTLLDFRQNNGFGRGIAAPQVGVSKRVVAITNKGQPLVLINPRIIKKSPEQFEVWDACFSYPGIWFKVSRHREVTVEYRDLDWQSRITEADGSMAELFQHEIEHLDGRLAIDLVADLSTLCTTGEYFSRYWEPEEE, encoded by the coding sequence ATGGCTGTACGCCCGATTATTGAGTTAGGCAATCCGCTTTTGCGACAACCCAGTCGACCGGTTAAACGGGAGGAACTCCCCGAAATCAACGATTTGGTATTGGACATGTACGACACCCTTTTGGATTTCCGTCAGAATAACGGTTTTGGCCGGGGGATAGCAGCGCCGCAAGTTGGCGTTTCCAAACGGGTGGTGGCCATAACCAACAAGGGCCAGCCCCTGGTGTTGATCAATCCCCGCATCATTAAAAAAAGTCCCGAGCAGTTTGAGGTTTGGGACGCCTGTTTCAGTTACCCGGGCATTTGGTTTAAAGTAAGCCGACACCGGGAAGTAACTGTGGAGTATCGGGATCTGGACTGGCAATCCCGAATAACAGAAGCCGATGGTTCAATGGCAGAACTTTTTCAACATGAAATCGAGCATCTCGACGGCAGGCTGGCTATTGACCTGGTTGCCGATTTAAGTACGTTATGCACCACCGGTGAGTATTTCTCCCGTTATTGGGAGCCTGAAGAAGAATAG
- a CDS encoding EF2563 family selenium-dependent molybdenum hydroxylase system protein, which translates to MNEMLVAFRGSGEMASGCAHRLFNAGFSIVMTELARPLAVRRQVSFAQAVIDGEQVVEGVRAVATDDAGHALTLASDGIIAVYYGNNRPASFHPDVLVDATLAKVNTGTTLVDAPIVIGLGPGFTAGQDVHAVIETNRGHDLGRIYYQGSAAPNTSEPGAIMGVTRERVLKAPVAGVFQSELAIGDNIEAGAVFGHIGEVQLTAKITGVVRGLLLPGTRVQPGTKLGDIDPRGDVSYCATISDKARTISGGVLEAILHLKGGGANRRVSGSPGCK; encoded by the coding sequence GTGAATGAAATGTTAGTAGCGTTTCGCGGCTCCGGTGAGATGGCCAGCGGCTGTGCTCACCGTTTATTTAATGCCGGTTTTTCTATAGTTATGACCGAGTTAGCGCGCCCATTGGCCGTGCGCCGTCAGGTGTCCTTCGCCCAGGCGGTGATTGACGGCGAGCAGGTGGTGGAAGGTGTGCGGGCGGTGGCTACAGACGATGCCGGGCATGCGCTGACTTTGGCCTCAGACGGGATTATTGCTGTGTATTACGGCAATAATCGGCCTGCGTCTTTCCATCCGGATGTTCTGGTCGATGCGACCTTGGCCAAGGTCAATACCGGCACCACACTTGTGGACGCGCCAATTGTCATCGGTCTTGGGCCCGGGTTTACTGCCGGTCAGGATGTACATGCTGTCATCGAAACTAACCGCGGCCACGACCTGGGGCGCATCTATTACCAGGGCAGCGCCGCTCCCAATACCAGTGAGCCTGGAGCAATCATGGGCGTCACAAGGGAGCGCGTCTTAAAAGCGCCGGTGGCTGGTGTGTTTCAGTCCGAACTGGCAATTGGCGACAATATCGAGGCTGGCGCCGTGTTTGGCCACATTGGCGAAGTGCAGCTTACGGCAAAAATCACCGGGGTGGTGCGGGGCCTATTGCTCCCTGGCACTAGGGTGCAGCCCGGCACTAAGCTGGGAGATATTGACCCCCGGGGAGATGTCAGTTATTGTGCGACTATTTCCGATAAGGCCCGGACAATCTCCGGAGGCGTGCTGGAGGCAATTTTACATCTGAAGGGGGGCGGGGCCAATCGGCGTGTTAGCGGAAGCCCTGGGTGTAAATAA
- a CDS encoding nucleotidyltransferase family protein — protein MLSAVILAAGKSTRMGRLKQLLPWRDDKTIVEAVTDTILACPEIDDTVRVIVGAGADTIRPLLEKVSDPRLEVLENRDYASGMLSSIQRGVAGLPATSAAFLLALGDQPLVGRSVLATLIRCWQEERPDILVPVYNGRRGHPVLFGKSLIPEIQELTTADKGLRELLLRYPQRVRYLDLAEESIVIDLDTPGDYVKYRPHEEQE, from the coding sequence ATGCTGTCTGCTGTTATTCTTGCTGCTGGTAAGAGCACCCGCATGGGCCGCCTAAAGCAGCTTTTGCCCTGGCGGGACGACAAGACAATTGTTGAAGCGGTGACGGATACTATCCTTGCCTGCCCGGAGATTGACGATACTGTCCGGGTGATCGTAGGCGCCGGCGCTGACACTATCCGTCCGCTGCTGGAGAAGGTAAGTGATCCCCGGTTAGAGGTCCTGGAGAACCGGGACTATGCCAGCGGCATGCTGTCGTCCATCCAGCGAGGTGTGGCCGGACTTCCTGCGACCAGTGCCGCCTTCTTGCTGGCATTGGGGGACCAGCCGCTTGTGGGGCGTTCGGTATTAGCTACCTTAATCAGATGCTGGCAGGAGGAACGCCCGGACATACTCGTCCCTGTGTACAATGGGCGACGGGGGCACCCGGTGCTGTTTGGGAAGAGTTTAATTCCTGAGATTCAGGAGCTTACCACAGCAGATAAAGGATTGCGGGAGCTTTTGCTTCGCTACCCCCAGCGGGTTCGCTATTTAGACCTGGCTGAGGAGAGTATAGTTATTGATTTGGATACCCCCGGGGATTACGTAAAGTACAGGCCCCATGAGGAACAGGAGTGA
- a CDS encoding purine permease → MIVEPVYDVEDKPPLNEAIPLGIQHVLAMFGGNVAVPIIIAGALGLTIGEQTFLIQCAMLVAGITTLLQTNRIGRVGAKLPVVQGTSFGFLPTAIAIGTTPGFGLPAILGATFVGGFFQMILGFFLKPIRKLFAPVVTGTVVLAIGLSLMPTGINYVAGGAGAEDFGSPQNLALAALVLVVVIIANQFFKGFISMAAILIGIVVGYIVAIPMDMIDFGPVGAAEWFAIPRPLEFGMSFHWAAIVPMLIMYLVTTVETVGDISGITMGGAGREATDEELSGGVMADGIASSFAGIFNSLPNTSYSQNVGIVAFTGVMSRYVVSIGALFLIAFALFPKFGALVSVMPQSVLGGAAIIMFAMIATSGIVLISQGEMNRRNLLVVAVALGLGLGLGSVPEALAQLPEEVGMIFSGSGIVVACLVAVILNLVLPKDVGRETRRDKKAS, encoded by the coding sequence GTGATTGTCGAACCGGTTTATGACGTCGAAGACAAGCCGCCCCTTAATGAAGCAATTCCCCTGGGAATCCAACATGTTTTAGCTATGTTTGGTGGTAACGTCGCTGTTCCAATTATTATTGCCGGGGCGCTGGGACTGACCATCGGAGAGCAGACCTTTTTGATTCAATGCGCCATGTTAGTGGCTGGAATCACCACTTTGCTACAGACTAACCGCATTGGCAGGGTGGGCGCGAAGCTTCCCGTTGTTCAGGGTACTAGCTTTGGTTTCCTGCCGACCGCCATTGCTATCGGTACTACTCCTGGCTTTGGCCTGCCGGCCATCCTTGGGGCCACGTTTGTAGGTGGTTTCTTCCAGATGATCTTGGGATTTTTCCTAAAACCAATACGTAAGCTGTTTGCACCGGTGGTAACGGGCACAGTCGTTCTGGCGATAGGTCTCTCGCTAATGCCAACCGGGATTAACTACGTCGCCGGTGGTGCTGGTGCCGAAGACTTTGGTTCGCCCCAGAATCTGGCGTTGGCAGCACTCGTTCTGGTTGTCGTCATTATTGCCAACCAGTTTTTTAAGGGTTTTATCAGTATGGCCGCAATTTTAATTGGCATAGTTGTCGGGTACATCGTCGCTATCCCCATGGATATGATTGACTTCGGTCCGGTTGGCGCGGCGGAATGGTTTGCGATTCCCCGACCACTGGAGTTTGGCATGTCATTTCACTGGGCCGCAATTGTTCCGATGTTGATAATGTATTTGGTTACTACGGTAGAGACGGTAGGTGACATATCCGGGATAACCATGGGTGGTGCCGGCCGTGAGGCTACAGATGAAGAACTATCCGGCGGTGTCATGGCTGATGGTATTGCCAGTAGTTTCGCCGGTATTTTCAACTCCTTGCCCAACACATCTTATAGTCAAAACGTTGGTATTGTTGCGTTTACCGGTGTTATGAGCAGGTATGTTGTGTCAATTGGCGCTTTGTTCCTGATTGCCTTTGCACTTTTCCCCAAATTCGGCGCTCTGGTCTCTGTCATGCCCCAGAGCGTACTCGGCGGGGCAGCGATTATCATGTTCGCGATGATTGCCACATCAGGCATAGTACTCATCAGTCAGGGTGAAATGAACCGACGCAATTTGCTGGTTGTTGCTGTCGCCCTTGGGCTGGGCTTGGGCCTCGGCTCCGTTCCGGAAGCTTTAGCCCAGCTGCCGGAAGAAGTGGGAATGATATTCTCCGGTTCCGGCATTGTTGTCGCCTGTCTGGTGGCAGTAATCTTGAACCTGGTACTGCCAAAAGATGTTGGCAGAGAAACCCGCAGGGATAAAAAAGCATCATAA
- the topB gene encoding DNA topoisomerase III, whose translation MKPVIIAEKASVARDIARALGGFVKQAGYMESPEYILTAASGHLVTLKEPEDYDARWKRWSLKTLPIVPPEFGLKTIPRQRRQFELIKRLLRGATLAINACDAGREGELIFRQICELAGYQGPVKRLWISSLTTSAIRQGFADLQPGERYDNLAAAARCRSQGDWLMGINATRAYTGRQKTLLSVGRVQTPTLALLVSREQEIRAFVPEDFWVVKATFSAEAGEYQGRWFNKEGHRIWQEEQAEAIVRKVAGKPGRIAELEHKERRENPPLLYDLTSLQREANKRFGYSASRTLAAAQALYEKHKLITYPRTNSRFLSPDLIPSFPRRLQAISVGQYAELVQPLLPKPPRLSGRVINPAKVTDHHAIIPTEKKAGARLASEVARVYDLIVRRFISVFYPPCLWQETRVITQVEAESFETKGKELVQAGWRTVEGASGEQLLPPLFPELAVQVKDVIIGADQTKPPARYTEGSLLAAMEGAGTLVDDDELREAMKEGGLGTPATRAAIIERLKNVEYVRAEGKALLPTEKGEQLIGLLATPELLSPELTGHWEKRLAAMERGEEDPAQFMDAVTKLATTAVEAALTVPRAEIASAGSAREPIGTCPLCGGEVAENRKAFGCRNWKPEAGGCKFVIWKRIAGKNLSANQARELLNKGRTRELKGFTSKAGKKFAARLVLKDNRVEFDFPARKGK comes from the coding sequence ATGAAACCGGTGATTATTGCCGAAAAGGCCTCGGTGGCCCGGGATATTGCCCGGGCCCTGGGCGGATTTGTTAAGCAGGCGGGCTACATGGAGAGCCCCGAATACATATTGACCGCGGCCAGTGGCCATCTGGTCACCCTGAAAGAACCCGAGGATTATGATGCCCGGTGGAAGCGCTGGTCCCTGAAGACATTGCCAATAGTGCCACCGGAATTTGGACTCAAGACAATTCCCCGGCAGCGTCGTCAGTTCGAATTGATAAAGAGATTACTGCGGGGGGCGACCCTTGCCATAAATGCCTGTGATGCTGGCCGGGAGGGCGAGTTGATTTTCCGCCAGATTTGTGAGCTTGCCGGCTACCAGGGACCGGTTAAACGGCTCTGGATTTCATCCCTGACAACCAGTGCCATCCGCCAGGGTTTTGCCGATTTGCAGCCGGGGGAGCGCTACGATAACCTAGCCGCCGCTGCCCGCTGCCGCTCCCAGGGCGACTGGTTGATGGGTATCAACGCCACCCGGGCGTACACCGGGCGGCAAAAGACCTTACTATCGGTGGGCAGGGTGCAAACGCCCACTTTGGCCTTGCTGGTAAGCCGGGAGCAGGAAATTCGCGCCTTTGTCCCCGAGGACTTCTGGGTGGTCAAAGCCACCTTTTCCGCAGAGGCGGGGGAGTACCAGGGGCGGTGGTTCAATAAAGAGGGCCACCGGATTTGGCAGGAGGAGCAGGCTGAAGCGATTGTCCGTAAAGTCGCCGGGAAACCAGGCCGGATCGCAGAACTGGAGCACAAGGAACGCCGGGAAAACCCGCCGCTTTTATATGATCTGACCAGCTTGCAGCGGGAGGCCAACAAGCGCTTTGGCTACAGCGCCTCCCGGACCCTGGCTGCCGCCCAGGCATTGTATGAAAAACATAAGCTGATTACCTATCCCCGGACCAACTCCCGGTTTTTAAGTCCCGATTTGATCCCCAGTTTTCCCCGGCGTTTGCAGGCGATTAGCGTCGGACAGTATGCAGAGTTGGTCCAACCGCTCTTGCCAAAGCCGCCTCGCTTAAGCGGTCGCGTAATCAATCCCGCCAAAGTTACTGACCACCATGCAATTATTCCCACCGAAAAAAAAGCAGGCGCCCGTCTCGCGTCGGAGGTGGCCCGGGTTTACGACCTGATTGTCCGCCGGTTTATTTCCGTATTCTATCCCCCCTGCCTTTGGCAGGAGACCCGGGTGATAACCCAGGTGGAAGCAGAGAGTTTTGAGACCAAGGGGAAAGAGTTGGTGCAGGCCGGCTGGCGGACAGTGGAAGGCGCAAGCGGTGAGCAATTGCTGCCGCCACTGTTTCCGGAGCTGGCAGTTCAGGTAAAAGATGTGATAATTGGCGCCGACCAAACCAAGCCGCCTGCCCGGTATACTGAGGGGAGCTTACTTGCGGCCATGGAAGGGGCCGGGACGCTGGTTGATGATGACGAGCTGCGGGAAGCCATGAAAGAGGGTGGATTGGGCACCCCCGCCACCCGGGCAGCGATTATTGAACGGCTCAAAAACGTGGAGTATGTGCGGGCAGAAGGTAAGGCGCTGCTGCCTACCGAAAAGGGAGAACAGCTGATTGGCTTGCTGGCGACCCCGGAGTTGCTTTCGCCGGAGCTCACCGGTCACTGGGAAAAGCGCTTGGCGGCCATGGAGCGGGGCGAAGAGGATCCTGCGCAGTTCATGGACGCTGTGACAAAGCTGGCAACTACAGCTGTGGAGGCGGCTCTAACTGTGCCTCGGGCAGAAATCGCAAGCGCTGGTTCTGCCAGGGAACCAATCGGTACCTGCCCACTCTGTGGCGGCGAAGTTGCGGAAAATCGTAAAGCCTTTGGCTGCAGAAACTGGAAGCCAGAGGCCGGTGGCTGTAAGTTTGTGATATGGAAAAGAATTGCCGGCAAGAACTTGAGTGCAAACCAGGCCCGTGAATTATTGAACAAAGGTCGCACCCGGGAACTCAAGGGTTTTACATCCAAAGCCGGCAAGAAGTTTGCTGCCCGTTTGGTACTGAAAGATAACCGGGTAGAGTTTGACTTCCCGGCTCGCAAGGGTAAGTAG